Below is a window of Streptomyces sp. NBC_01429 DNA.
CCGGCCGTCTCCTCGACCACCATCCTGACGAGCTTCTGCATCGGATGCGCGGGGTCCAGATAGCTGTCCCTGGGCCAGCCGTTGATGTCGCAGGCCGCCAGCATCGCGGTGTGCTTGCCCGAGCAGTTCATGGTGATCCGCTCGCGCACACCACCGGCAGCGAGATACACCTCCGCCTCCACCTGGTCGAGCGGCAGGTCCGGCGGCGTCCGAAGGTCGTCGGCCGTCAGTCCGTGCTCCGCGAGCATCGTGCGGACGAGTTCGAGGTGGAACGCCTCGCCCGAATGGCTCGCCGCCGCCAGCGCCAGCCGCTCGTCCGCCAGGTCGAGCCCCGCGCGCAGTACGGCCGCCGCCTGCATCGGCTTGTTGCTGGAGCGCGGGAAGACCGGCGCCTCGGAGTCGCCCAGCTCCAGCTCCACGCTGCCGTCCGCCGCGAGCAGCACCAGCGAGCCGCGGTGGCGGCCCTCCACGAAGCCGGACCGTACGACCTCAGCGAGCACCGGCGGTTCCACGCGCGCGATGGCGTGCGCGCCGGCGGAGACGGTGGTGCTGCTGGAGGTACTGGACATGCTGGAGGTCATCCTCGGCCTTCCGGAGCAGGGCAGGGCAGGACAGGTGGCGTGCGGAGCGCAGCCGTGCGGCGAAACGAACCGTGCGGCGGACGAGCAAACGAGCGGACGGCAGTCGGCCACTTCCCCGTCTACGTCAGCAGGTCGTCCACCTGTGCTTCACCTTCACGGTACCTGCGCGCGATCTCCGCGCTGCAATCGTCCGCCGTCCGCTGCAACTGATGGCGGCGGCGCGACAACTGCTGCTCGTTACGGATCAGTCGCCCCATCGCCGCGTGCAACTCCTCGTCCGTACGCGCCTCCAGGTCCGACAGCTCCACCTCGGCGAGCGTCTCGGCGGCCAGCGTCCGGAACTCCTCGCCGCGCGGCGTGGAGAGCGTGACGTGGCGTGCGGACGAACGGTGCCGCGACGGGGTGTCCGTGAGGATCTCGGAGAGCCGGTCGACGACCGGCGTCTCGGGCGCGGTACGGCACGCCAACTCGGCCCGCAGGATGTCGATACGGCCCTGGAACAGCCGGCGCAGATAGCTGAGATCGGCCTCGTCGCGCTGCGACTCCCGGCGCAGCGCGCGCAGTTCGGCCAGCCGCAGCACGGTGAAGTCGTACGGCAGCGGCGCGGGCCAGGTCTCCCCGCCCGCGGCCCGCTGGACGGGCGGCCCCTCATGACCGGACCCAGGACCGGAACCAGGACCAGGACCGGGACCAGGACCGGGACCGGGACCGGGACCAGGGCGGCCATCGGCCCCGACCCCGACCCCGGTCCCGGCGCCGGGGCCGATGCCCGTCCCGCTGGTCGTACGGGTCGCCGGTACCGGTACAGGTACGGGACCGGGACCGGGACCGGAACCGAGCGGCTGCCCGGCACCATTCGTGCTCATCACGCGTACTTCCCCTCGCTCCGCTGGGGGCTCCCCGCCCCCAGTGCCGGAAGGGGCATCGCTCCGCCGGGAACCGCGGGAACCCCATCCCTCGACCGGTGCGCGCCACGCCCCGCACCGCCTCCCGTGCATCGTGCCACTCCTGCCGCCGCCCATGCGGGCGCTCTGCACCCGTTCGGCCCCCGATAGGTTGGTTCGTATGCGTGCGGTGGTGCAGAGAGTGGACGGCGCGAGCGTCGCCGTCGTGACCGAGTCGGGGACGGAAACCGTCGGTGAGATCGTCGGCGAGGGCCTGTGTGTGCTGGTGGGAGTAACTCACGAGGACACTCCGGAGCAGGCGGAGCGGCTCGCCCGCAAGCTCTGGTCGATACGGATACTGGAGGGCGAGAAGTCCTGTTCGGAGGTGAACGCCCCGCTCCTGGTGATTTCGCAGTTCACTCTCTACGGGGACGCCCGCAAGGGACGCCGCCCCACCTGGAACGCCGCCGCGCCGGGCGCGGTGGCCGAACCACTGGTCGACGAGGTGGTGGCGCGGCTGCGCGCGCTGGGCGCGAAGGTGGAGACGGGCCGGTTCGGAGCGGACATGCGCGTCTCGCTCACGAATCACGGCCCGTTCACGGTGGTGCTGGAGATGTGAGCCGACCGGAGGGGCCGGCGGACAGGCAGCGGACAGCAGTCAACGGCCGGACAGACACCCTCCGGCACCACCGGGCGTGCGTCGGCCGCTACGCCTCCACGACCACTTCCTGGGCCGCCGCCGTGTCCCCGGCCAGCAGCTGCGCGTCCATCGGGACATTGCGCTTGATCAGGGCCAGCGCGATCGGCCCCAGCTCGTGGTGGCGCCCCGAGGACGTGATGAAGCCCAGCTGCCGCCCCTCGGCGCCGTCCGCCGCGAGCCGGACCGGGGTGCCGTGGCCGGGCAGGTGGACATCGCTGCCGTCCAGATGCAGGAAGACCAGCCGGCGCGGCGGCTTTCCGAGGTTCTGGACGCGGGCCACGGTCTCCTGGCCCCGGTAGCAGCCCTTCTGGAGGTGGACAGCGCCGCCGATCCAGCCCACCTCGTGCGGGATGGTCCGGTGGTCGGTCTCGAAGCCGAGGCGCGGCCGGTGGCCCTCGATGCGCAGCGCCTCGTACGCGAGGATCCCGGCCACCGGGCCGTGCGCGGCGGCGTACGGCTCCAGCTCGGCGCGCGGCAGGAAGACGTCCCTGCCGTACGGGGTCTCGCGCACGGCCGCGCCCTCGGGGACCTCGGCGATGGATCCGGCGGGCAGATGGACGACGGCGAAGTCGTCCGTACGGTCCGCGGCCTCGACCCGGTAGAAGAACTTCATCGACTCCAGATAGCCGACGAGCGCCTCCGCCGTCCCCGGCTCCACATGCGCCCAGGTCGTCGTGCCGTCGTCCACGAGGTACAGCGCGTGCTCGACGTGGCCGTTCGCGGTGAGGACCAGCGCCTCGGTGGCCTGTCCGGTCGGCAGCTCGCTCACGTGCTGGGTGAGCAGCAGATGCAGCCAGCTCAGCCGGTCGTCGCCGGTGACGGTGACGACACCGCGATGGGAGAGGTCGACCAGCCCGCCGCCTTCGGCGAGGGCGCGTTGTTCACGGAACAGGTCGCCGTAGTGCGCGGCGACACCCTCGTCCTGGCCTTCGGCGGCGACGGCTCCGGGGAGAGCGAGCAAGGGGCTTGAATGAGGCTGCATGTCCTTCAGCGTACGACCCGGCGGCCCACGACCGGGCTCGCCCGGTGGTGCCGTCGGCTAGGACGCGTCGTCCGCCGCCCGTGCGGTGCACTCCCGGCAGCTGCCGAAGATCGCGAAGTGCTTCATGTCCGTCGTGAAGCCGAAGTCCTCGCGCAGCTTGGCGGTGAACTCGGCCGCGACCGAGATGTCCGCCTCGATCACGCTCGTACAGTCCCGGCAGACCATATGGATGTGGTGGTGCCGGTCGGCCAGGTGGTACGTCGGAGCGCCGTGGCCCAGATGGGCGTGCGAGACGAGCCCCAGCTCCTCCAGCAGCTCCAGCGTCCGGTAGACGGTGGAGATGTTCACCCCGGAGGCGGTTCTGCGCACCTCGCCGAGGATGTCGTCCGGCGTCGCGTGTTCGAGGACGTCGACGGCTTCCAGGACAAGCTGGCGCTGTGGGGTCAGCCGGTAGCCGCGCTGCCGCAGGTCGGTCTTCCAGTCGGTGCTCACCACGCCTCCA
It encodes the following:
- a CDS encoding asparaginase, whose protein sequence is MSSTSSSTTVSAGAHAIARVEPPVLAEVVRSGFVEGRHRGSLVLLAADGSVELELGDSEAPVFPRSSNKPMQAAAVLRAGLDLADERLALAAASHSGEAFHLELVRTMLAEHGLTADDLRTPPDLPLDQVEAEVYLAAGGVRERITMNCSGKHTAMLAACDINGWPRDSYLDPAHPMQKLVRMVVEETAGERVPVVGTDGCGAPLMALSLTGLARAFRHFVLAAPGTAERRVADAMRAHPEYVAGTRRTDTWLMREVPGTLSKMGAEAVQAVALADGRALAFKIEDGGIRALGPVLARALQLLGVEAEVLARIGRAPLLGGADVVGAVRAAF
- a CDS encoding Fur family transcriptional regulator; the protein is MVSTDWKTDLRQRGYRLTPQRQLVLEAVDVLEHATPDDILGEVRRTASGVNISTVYRTLELLEELGLVSHAHLGHGAPTYHLADRHHHIHMVCRDCTSVIEADISVAAEFTAKLREDFGFTTDMKHFAIFGSCRECTARAADDAS
- the ygfZ gene encoding CAF17-like 4Fe-4S cluster assembly/insertion protein YgfZ, translated to MQPHSSPLLALPGAVAAEGQDEGVAAHYGDLFREQRALAEGGGLVDLSHRGVVTVTGDDRLSWLHLLLTQHVSELPTGQATEALVLTANGHVEHALYLVDDGTTTWAHVEPGTAEALVGYLESMKFFYRVEAADRTDDFAVVHLPAGSIAEVPEGAAVRETPYGRDVFLPRAELEPYAAAHGPVAGILAYEALRIEGHRPRLGFETDHRTIPHEVGWIGGAVHLQKGCYRGQETVARVQNLGKPPRRLVFLHLDGSDVHLPGHGTPVRLAADGAEGRQLGFITSSGRHHELGPIALALIKRNVPMDAQLLAGDTAAAQEVVVEA
- the dtd gene encoding D-aminoacyl-tRNA deacylase, whose amino-acid sequence is MRAVVQRVDGASVAVVTESGTETVGEIVGEGLCVLVGVTHEDTPEQAERLARKLWSIRILEGEKSCSEVNAPLLVISQFTLYGDARKGRRPTWNAAAPGAVAEPLVDEVVARLRALGAKVETGRFGADMRVSLTNHGPFTVVLEM
- a CDS encoding RsiG family protein, with the protein product MSTNGAGQPLGSGPGPGPVPVPVPATRTTSGTGIGPGAGTGVGVGADGRPGPGPGPGPGPGPGPGSGPGSGHEGPPVQRAAGGETWPAPLPYDFTVLRLAELRALRRESQRDEADLSYLRRLFQGRIDILRAELACRTAPETPVVDRLSEILTDTPSRHRSSARHVTLSTPRGEEFRTLAAETLAEVELSDLEARTDEELHAAMGRLIRNEQQLSRRRHQLQRTADDCSAEIARRYREGEAQVDDLLT